The DNA sequence CGCGCCGGCCAGTACATCGAATTCATCCTGAGGGACGGCAAGCGCCGCAGCTACAGCATGGCCAATGCGCCGCACCAGGACGACTTCCTGACGCTGCACATCCGCCACATGCCCGGCGGCGTATTCACCGACCATGTGTTCAACAACCTGAAGGAGCGCGACATCCTGCGCTTCGAAGGCCCGCAAGGCACCTTCTTCCTGCGCGAGGATTCGAAAAAGCCGATGCTGCTGCTGGCTTCCGGCACCGGCTTTGCGCCGATCAAGGCGATCATCGAGCACGCCATCCACAGCAAGACCGACCGCCCGATGGTCCTGTACTGGGGCGGCCGCCGTCCGAAGGATTTGTACATGCATGCTCTGTGCGAGGAATGGGCGCGCACGCTGCCGAACTTCAGGTACGTGCCGGTCGTCTCCGATGCGCTGCCGGAAGACGGCTGGAGCGGCCGCAGCGGTTTCGTGCACCGCGCCGCAGTCGAGGATCTGCCCGACCTGTCCGGCTACCAGGTGTATGCCTGCGGCGCGCCGGTGATGGTCGATGCCGCCAAGCGCGATTTCATCGCCCAGTGCAAGCTGCCGGAAGACGAGTTCTACGCGGACGCGTTCACGACCGAAGCGGATCTGGCCAAGGCCTGAAGCCGCAAAAGTTTTTGACGCACTGCGCAAAACGTCATAATATTGATTTTATGAATGCAACAGCCAAACTCCTGCGACGCCGTTCCCCGCTGCCCCAGCCCGGGATGCCGTGCGCGTAAGAGTTTGCTGCTCAACAAGCCACAGGCCCGCCCTGTGGCTTTTTTTTTGATACCCATTTTTCCCAGGAGCCCCGAGATGGA is a window from the Noviherbaspirillum sp. UKPF54 genome containing:
- a CDS encoding CDP-6-deoxy-delta-3,4-glucoseen reductase, coding for MTFQVTVQPSGRQFSCEDDETVLAAAIRAGVGLPYGCKNGACGSCKGKLLEGSVTHRAHQEKALPAADEAKGFSLFCCATPHSDLVIEAREVLGVGEFPIKKLPTRVAKIDKVADDVAVVSLQLPANERLQYRAGQYIEFILRDGKRRSYSMANAPHQDDFLTLHIRHMPGGVFTDHVFNNLKERDILRFEGPQGTFFLREDSKKPMLLLASGTGFAPIKAIIEHAIHSKTDRPMVLYWGGRRPKDLYMHALCEEWARTLPNFRYVPVVSDALPEDGWSGRSGFVHRAAVEDLPDLSGYQVYACGAPVMVDAAKRDFIAQCKLPEDEFYADAFTTEADLAKA